The sequence AAGGTTTTGCAGGAAGAATTTTCGTCACAATTGGTTTGGAAAACTTACCACTTGCTTCTAATGCTTGCTTTGACGCTTCGGCTTGTTGCCTCTGTTGTTCGTTATGATAAAATATTGTAGTATGGTACGATTCACCTCGATCATTAAATTGTCCATTAGGGTCTGTTGGGTCAATTTGCTGCCAAAAGGTATCTAATAACTTTTGATAAGGCATCATCGTTGGATCAAACTCTATTTGTACTGCTTCCACATGACCTGTAGTATTTGAACAAACCTGTTCATACGTAGGATTTGGCACAGTACCTCCTGTGTAGCCTGATGTTATCCGGATGACCCCAGGACGATTATCAAATGGTTCAACCATACACCAAAAGCAGCCCCCAGCAAATGTTGCATATTCTTTCGTTGTGTCACTCATTATCCATCATCCCCTCATTCTTTTCCTCTATTTTTCCCTGAATAGAAGAAAAAATCAAGCTGGGCGCATTATTTTAAATAAATAATTTCGGTACAGATTTTCCTTTTTGTTGTTCATCCTCTATTATAGACGGTTCATTTGCTTTTTCCGATTCTAATTCGGTTTGATCTGATTTCGGTAATTCCGATTCGTCTTTTTTATTTTCTTCCGTTTCTTCCTTTTCTTCTTCATCTGTATCATCTTCTGTATCGTCTAAGGATTTAAAAGCCTTCATCATGCGAAACATTGCTGGTAAATTCTTTACCATGGGTCCATATTCCTTTACAATAGGAGCAGCATTTTGTACGACATTTATAACCTGTTGCATATTATCTAATGCACCGCTTAAGCCACCAATTCCTTTACTAACACCCCCTCCAGCACCCGTGCTTGCTCCGGATTGTGGCTGTAACAAACTTAATAGATTTTTTAATTTACCTCCTTTCGTAGCTGCCTGTTGCATCCCCGAAAAATTGCCTCTGGAAAAAGGACCAGCTTGAAAGGGTGCATTTTGAAAATTACGCGGTTGAAGTTGTTGAAATGGTCTAAAATTATTTCCCATATTGCCTTGTTGCATATGGAATGGAAAGTTAACCGATCGTTGTGGGGAAAACACCATGTTGATATGCCTCCTTTCTTTATGCTATTACCTATATTAGTGTACGTAGACCTAAAGAAAAAGTGTAGGCATTTATTGAATTACTATGGTTTACAGAGGAATTATAAAGTTTAGCATGAAGCTGTTAGACGAATGAGGAGTTGTTACGGATTTAGATAAACGAAGCATAAAAATTAGTCAATCGAAAAAAATAGCGACTTTTTCTTTGCTGAATATTTCCCGGGCAACCGCATATAGCTACAGCATTTGCAAATAATTCGTATTCATTTGCCGAATATTGCAGAAGATCACAGTAATAGGTATGTAACTAAGAACAAAATTTAGGAGCACTCACTTATTAGCGTACAAACTGGGAACTGCTGCTGACAGGATAATGTGCAACTTCATGAAGGGTTCCTTTCTTTTTTTCATCTTGAAACAGATAAAGTTCATTTGTAGACTTCCTTAAGAAATCTCGGTGCATTGCTATCGCAAGTATACCCCACTTCTATTGCAACGCCTTTTAGTCGATGTTAAAAATTATTCAGCATATAAAATTAACTGTATTTTTCTTAATAGTAAAAAATTAATCAAACGTTTGTTTGAAACTTGAGTAATTAGGAATAGTGTTAGGAAAATGCGGATTAACAATATTGAAAAGTCCAACCTCCCCACTAATTCATAGAGAAATTGAACTTTTTCATTGCTTTATTAAAGTGCCCTTTAACGATCGGGAATTATTCAATTTGAAAGCACCTATAGCCAAGCAAGTCTCCAGAGGTATTCAGTAGAGATCATCCACATCAAAACTTTTGATATAAAAAACGACCTGTAAACATTCAAAACGAAAACTCAAGGATCGAGCTAACACGCCTATGAATGACATTTCATTGTTTTTAGACAACAATGAAAATATTACCAAATTTTATACGATAGGTAGACAGGTTCTGAATATAATTTAATATGGATTAAAACAGAATTAAAATTCCCAAATGCAACCGATTCAAGATATGATCGGGGTTTCCAAGATTTTTCTGAAGTTAATAGCAGAGAAAAATAACATGAATCAATTCAAATTTGAATCGAATGATTTTGAATAAAGCATACACGAACAAGGTAAATAGTGTCATTTCCTTCGTTCCATTCTCATCCTCACCTTTATGAGCTTCGGGTGCTGATTAGGGAAATACTGTTACAATTACACCATCCATATTGTTACCTGATATTTCATAACGAAGATTGGTCGGCACATGAATGGTAGTATTCTTAGGAACAGGATGATAAAAGATCTTATATTTTTCTCCATTTACATTAGCAGAAATGTTTTTTTCTTCTTTTAGGTAATCCATATATTCTTCTAGAGCAAAATTCTTTTTTTTCATAATCGCGCTGTGAGGCAAACCAACATAACGGATATGCCATGGTTCATATTTAATTCCAGTAATATCAGTTTTATCCTGTGGATACCGTAATATAAAGCCGTATTTCCAGGCATTTTCTTTCAGCCACTTTCCTTCAGGTGCCCGATCCATTTTCGTTAAGCTTGATCCTACATCAAGTGATAAGCCTGAATTATGTTCACTATAACCTGCTGGCAAGGCATAATCCGCCCCCATTTCTTGGTAAAGCACACTTTGCTCAACAAAGTCTCGAAAGCCACTACTAATTAAAAAATGACTAACCCCTTCCTTTTCAGCATCATTGATCATCTGTGAAAATTTTTGTGTTATTCCTTTTGACAGATAAATATTCGTATCAAGCAACCCGTATCCATTTATCAATTCTTTATGTTTAGATAAATTTACGATATCTAATTTCACACTCTCTTGGCGAATAGGATATTTACTGTTGATTAAGAGCAGATTTCCTTGATAGATCTGTTCTTTTGAAATCTCTTCCTTCTGGAGATTTTCAGAAGTCCCTATATTATCTTTATGATTTTGATCATATTTTTGAATAACTACTTTATCCTGAAAAAACAGTGCTTTATTAATGAAAGTAACTCCTGCAAAACCTAAACATAATAAAAACAACAATAAATATCCCCACTTCTTCATTTTCAGTTTCCTCCTTGATCTTATATACTTAAAGGATAGGAAAAACTATTTAAAAAAAGAGTGGGGTAAATTTTAAATTTTTCTTAAATCTTTTTTAGCTTGATTATTTGGTTCACTTTTTGTGGTAAACCACTTCAAAAATCGTACGTATTAAAACTACTTTGGACAGTAATCAATCTATTATGTTGCTCAACAATATTTTTAGCAATGAACAAGCTAAGACGGTAAACGAATTGCATCATGTATGTGTCAACCCTAGAGTGGGGACATAACGGTTTACTAGAAGAATACCATTACAATTCAGAGAAAGTAGTCTCATTAGATTCTCTAAGACAACTGCAAGAAGCTGTTGTAACGAGATCTCAAGAAGGTAGACACTAAGTACTTAAGTGTTAAACGATAATGTTAATTTCAAAAAGATACCCAACATTCCCAATAAATAGAAAAACTTGAGGTATATATCCTCAAGTTTTTTACTCATCATGTAACGTATAAATTTCCCATAATTCATCAAAAACAGGTAATGCCGTAGGAAAAGGACTATTCCATTCTAAGTAGTTGCTAATTTCATCATAATTCGTGGACTGCTTGGGGAAATTGTGATCGGAAAATGCCCAATCAGCTAATCGGCACGGATCATCAGGCGGTTTTTTTCCTCGGAAAGTCATTAAAAAATGATAAAAGGATCGTGATTGCAATTGCCTCTCCTCCTTTTATTCAGAGTTATTCATAAATGCTTCATGTTTTCGTTGTTTTTTTCGATGTACAATTGTAGCGAGATAAATGCTGATTTCATATAAAATGATTAATGGAATAGCAACGACAATTTGTAATACAAAATCGGGCGGCGTTACAATAGTACCGATGATAACAAGAATAAAGTAAGCATATTTTCTAGTCTTTCTCATAAACTGTGGTGTTAAAATACCTAAGGCGGTTAAAAACATAGCAATTACTGGAATTTCAAACAAAACAGCAAAAGGGACAGTTACACGAATTAAAAATCCAAAATACTTGTTAACTGTAAACATTTCATTAAACATCCCATCGTTTAATGAAAGTAAAAAAGGCAAGATTAATTTAACGAACATAAAATAACCAAACACTAATCCGCCAATAAACAGTAAAAATACTGCTGGGATATAGGCAACCGTTGCTTTTCTCTCATTTGCTGTCAGACCTGGCCTTACAAACAACCAAACTTGTAAAGCAAAAATAGGCAGTGTACAAGCAATTGCTACTACACTGGCAAGCGTAAAATAAATCCAAATAATTTCCCCGGGACTAATAACTGTTAGTTTAAAACCTATATCACCTTGGAAAAAAAGATATATATCCTTTGAAAATATAAATCCAACAAGGAAAAATAGGATAAAAAATATTGCAGTTACAATAATCCTGTTTCTTAATTCAGCCAAATGACCCGTTATGTTCATTTCTTTCTCATCAATAGTTTGATTCTTAGACATCCTGTCACTCTCCCACACCATACAGCAAAATAAAATGATTGGTTAACAGATTTAAAAGTAAAAGAAGATGCAAGGATTTCACCTTACACCTTCTTTTATCCGTTTTTACTTTGATGTATGGTTTTCAGCGTTTCCTGATGAATCCCCGTCGGAAGCAATGCCCTTTGTTGCATTTTTAAATTCTTTTAACGAATTACCAAATGCCTTACCTATTTCCGGAAGCTTTGCTGGTCCAAAAATGACTAAAGCAATAATAAGTATTAAGACTAACCCGGGTATACCAATATTTTGAAACATCTCCCCACGCCCCTTTATTTGTTGTTGTTTTCTTGCTCTGAAATTATTTTCTTTGTCTCATTGATTTCCTCTTTTGCATCGCTTGTCAAATCATTTGCCGACTTTTTAAACTCTCTTAATGTTTGACCAGCCGCTTTACCTATTTCCGGTAATTTCTTGGGACCGAAAATGACTAAAGCAATAACCAAAATTAAAATCAATCCAGGAAAGCCTATATTAGACATTTTTACACCTTCTTTATAGAATGATTTTCTTCAACCTGTGTGTTCAAAAAGAGAGTTCGTAACGAAATTAATTATAAAGCGCTTTAAGTGTAACATGTTTTTATATAATGAGACAAGCAACATACGCTTTATATTGACAGATTATTAATTCTGGAAATCCCTCCCGTATTACTTTTTTCGATCATACTGAAGAAAGTAAAAATCATATGGGTTTTTCTCATCTTTTTCCTCTCGCTCTTTGGCAGTTAGCTCCCATTCTGCTTCAGAGAATTGCGGAAAATACGTGTCACCTTGAAACGCATGATCAATCCAAGTAATGTACATACGATCAGCGAACGGCAACATTTGTTCATAAATTTTTGCACCACCAATTACAAAATACTCCTTCTCCGGGTCCGCTTGATTCCATTCTAGAATTTTATTGATATCGGAAACAACTTCTATTTCCGGGGGGAAATCTCCCCCACTCCTTGAAAGAACAATATTCTTACGGTTTGGCAGTGGTTTTCCAATTGAATCAAACGTTTTTCTGCCCATAATTATTGTTTGATGCGTTGTCTTTTCTTTGAAAAAGCGTAAATCTCTGGGCAATCGCCAAGGGAGGCGGTTATTCAAACCGATCACATGATTTTTATCCATTGCAACAATGAAGGATATCATCGATCCACTTCCTTTCCTATTTATCCCACATCTAACTGGCAGTAAGCCCCCCGCCTCGAGGAGTAAGAGGGTTCAAAGAAGTCTA is a genomic window of Virgibacillus proomii containing:
- the tatC gene encoding twin-arginine translocase subunit TatC gives rise to the protein MSKNQTIDEKEMNITGHLAELRNRIIVTAIFFILFFLVGFIFSKDIYLFFQGDIGFKLTVISPGEIIWIYFTLASVVAIACTLPIFALQVWLFVRPGLTANERKATVAYIPAVFLLFIGGLVFGYFMFVKLILPFLLSLNDGMFNEMFTVNKYFGFLIRVTVPFAVLFEIPVIAMFLTALGILTPQFMRKTRKYAYFILVIIGTIVTPPDFVLQIVVAIPLIILYEISIYLATIVHRKKQRKHEAFMNNSE
- a CDS encoding twin-arginine translocase TatA/TatE family subunit, producing MSNIGFPGLILILVIALVIFGPKKLPEIGKAAGQTLREFKKSANDLTSDAKEEINETKKIISEQENNNK
- a CDS encoding dihydrofolate reductase yields the protein MISFIVAMDKNHVIGLNNRLPWRLPRDLRFFKEKTTHQTIIMGRKTFDSIGKPLPNRKNIVLSRSGGDFPPEIEVVSDINKILEWNQADPEKEYFVIGGAKIYEQMLPFADRMYITWIDHAFQGDTYFPQFSEAEWELTAKEREEKDEKNPYDFYFLQYDRKK
- the vrrA gene encoding VrrA/YqfQ family protein, which codes for MVFSPQRSVNFPFHMQQGNMGNNFRPFQQLQPRNFQNAPFQAGPFSRGNFSGMQQAATKGGKLKNLLSLLQPQSGASTGAGGGVSKGIGGLSGALDNMQQVINVVQNAAPIVKEYGPMVKNLPAMFRMMKAFKSLDDTEDDTDEEEKEETEENKKDESELPKSDQTELESEKANEPSIIEDEQQKGKSVPKLFI
- a CDS encoding YozE family protein; protein product: MQSRSFYHFLMTFRGKKPPDDPCRLADWAFSDHNFPKQSTNYDEISNYLEWNSPFPTALPVFDELWEIYTLHDE
- a CDS encoding twin-arginine translocase TatA/TatE family subunit; the protein is MFQNIGIPGLVLILIIALVIFGPAKLPEIGKAFGNSLKEFKNATKGIASDGDSSGNAENHTSK
- the vanY gene encoding VanY-A/VanY-F/VanY-M family D-Ala-D-Ala carboxypeptidase, whose protein sequence is MKKWGYLLLFLLCLGFAGVTFINKALFFQDKVVIQKYDQNHKDNIGTSENLQKEEISKEQIYQGNLLLINSKYPIRQESVKLDIVNLSKHKELINGYGLLDTNIYLSKGITQKFSQMINDAEKEGVSHFLISSGFRDFVEQSVLYQEMGADYALPAGYSEHNSGLSLDVGSSLTKMDRAPEGKWLKENAWKYGFILRYPQDKTDITGIKYEPWHIRYVGLPHSAIMKKKNFALEEYMDYLKEEKNISANVNGEKYKIFYHPVPKNTTIHVPTNLRYEISGNNMDGVIVTVFP